From Salarias fasciatus chromosome 5, fSalaFa1.1, whole genome shotgun sequence, a single genomic window includes:
- the rab22a gene encoding ras-related protein Rab-22A encodes MALRELKVCLLGETGVGKSSIVWRFVEDSFDPNINPTIGASFMTKTVQYQNELHKFLIWDTAGQERFRALAPMYYRGSAAAIIVYDITKEDSFQTLKNWVKELRQHGPPNIVVAIAGNKCDLSDAREVPEKDAKDYADSIHAIFVETSAKNAININEVFIEISKRIPVADAAGASPGKAFKLGRQASESRRTCC; translated from the exons gaaaCTGGTGTTGGAAAGTCGAGTATTGTTTGGAGGTTTGTGGAGGACAGCTTTGACCCAAATATCAATCCAACCATTGG AGCATCTTTTATGACCAAGACAGTGCAATACCAGAACGAACTGCACAAGTTTCTGATCTGGGACACAGCGGGACAGGAGCGG TTTCGTGCTCTGGCCCCGATGTACTACAGAGGCTCGGCGGCGGCCATCATTGTTTATGACATCACAAAAGAG GATTCCTTCCAAACATTGAAGAACTGGGTGAAAGAACTGCGACAGCACGGCCCTCCCAACATCGTGGTCGCCATCGCTGGCAACAAATGCGACCTGTCAGACGCCAG GGAAGTGCCAGAAAAAGATGCCAAGGACTATGCTGACTCCATCCATGCCATCTTTGTAGAAACCAGCGCCAAGAATGCCATTAACATCAACGAGGTGTTTATAGAGATAA GTAAGCGGATCCCCGTTGCAGACGCAGCAGGAGCATCTCCAGGAAAAGCCTTCAAACTGGGACGGCAGGCCTCAGAGTCTCGCAGGACGTGCTGCTGA
- the LOC115388423 gene encoding uncharacterized protein LOC115388423 produces METFESLGVKIPNAILVDGITESDSCDSILTFLESYGAIKQHLIINDRDSDYFGRLVVEYESGSAFASFPSLPYTYKPGKGNKFFIESLSDIYASEGCATKTETFMRDAKNMAKLSGKEYGEILQEMLSQIQKSIADLDRPAADVDAGGAEQSTPSVSVNPSQSTAVHATSASRPSFVPHAESTQREERRSTTNVTASDLTPPEVQRYVVEHVVRSGDGAHSSHRFRTFSGKVPRPAHETDYDTWRAGVELVLRDPAISDLQRTRLIRDSLLPPAADIVKHLSPDTLPWVYLQQLESAYGTVQDGDELYAKFLDTYQDAGEKPSTYLQRLQVALQHAVRRGGVSERDVDKRLLTQFCRGCWDNNLLVELQLKQKKSNPPPFAELLLLLRTEEDQDATKNMRMKQHLGATRQKVTSHSQVVRAEEEPNLCSTIMSFTKQLTEQMAAIQKQLAGLTASQARMVPHTAMKTFKGPRASNPKSTPSKPGFCFRCGEDGHIKPQCENPPNSSLVSVKRKQFSDKQKWQHPRTSGHLN; encoded by the coding sequence ATGGAAACATTTGAATCCCTTGGTGTAAAAATCCCAAATGCAATTTTGGTTGATGGCATCACAGAGTCTGATTCATGTGACAGTATTCTTACATTCCTTGAGTCATATGGTGCGATAAAACAACACCTCATAATAAATGATCGAGATTCAGATTATTTTGGCCGACTAGTAGTTGAATATGAGTCCGGTTCAGCTTTTGCGAGTTTTCCATCCTTACCATATACTTACAAACCGGGTAAAGGCAATAAATTCTTTATTGAGAGTCTGTCTGACATTTATGCTTCAGAGGGTTGTGccacaaaaactgaaacctttatGAGGGATGCGAAGAATATGGCTAAACTGTCTGGGAAGGAATATGGAGAAATTCTCCAGGAAATGTTATCGCAGATTCAGAAGTCAATCGCTGATCTCGACCGTCCTGCTGCAGATGTCGATGCTGGTGGTGCAGAACAGTCAACCCCCTCGGTATCAGTAAACCCCTCACAATCTACTGCGGTGCATGCTACCTCTGCTTCCAGGCCCAGCTTTGTTCCTCATGCTGAGAGTACCCAGAGGGAAGAAAGGCGATCTACAACAAACGTGACTGCCAGCGATCTCACCCCTCCGGAAGTGCAGCGCTACGTGGTGGAACATGTTGTGAGGAGTGGAGACGGCGCACATTCATCCCATCGGTTCCGAACATTCTCTGGGAAAGTGCCAAGGCCAGCGCATGAGACTGACTATGATACCTGGAGAGCTGGTGTTGAGTTAGTCCTGAGAGATCCAGCCATTTCAGATCTGCAACGCACCAGATTGATCCGGGATagtctgctgccccctgctgcggATATTGTGAAACATCTTAGTCCCGACACTTTGCCATGGGTGTACCTACAACAACTGGAATCTGCATATGGAACTGTGCAAGATGGAGATGAACTGTATGCAAAGTTCCTTGATACTTACCAGGATGCGGGTGAAAAACCATCTACTTACCTGCAGCGACTCCAAGTGGCCTTGCAGCATGCGGtgagaagaggaggagtttcTGAAAGAGATGTTGACAAGCGGTTGCTGACCCAATTTTGCCGAGGATGTTGGGATAACAACCTTCTTGTTGAAttgcagctgaagcagaaaaaGAGTAATCCACCTCCATTCGCCGAACTTTTACTACTCCTTCGTACAGAGGAAGATCAAGACGCCACGAAGAACATGAGAATGAAGCAGCATTTGGGTGCAACAAGGCAAAAAGTTACCAGTCACTCACAAGTTGTACGAGCTGAAGAGGAACCCAACCTGTGTTCTACCATCATGTCCTTTACAAAGCAGTTAACTGAACAGATGGCTGCCATTCAGAAACAACTCGCAGGCCTTACTGCAAGTCAGGCCAGAATGGTGCCACACACTGCTATGAAGACCTTTAAGGGACCAAGGGCCAGCAATCCGAAGTCTACTCCATCAAAGCCAGGTTTCTGTTTCCGCTGTGGAGAAGATGGACACATTAAGCCACAATGTGAAAATCCTCCAAATTCATCCCTAGTGAGTGTCAAAAGGAAACAGTTTAGTGATAAACAAAAGTGGCAACACCCACGCACTTCTGGACATTTAAACTAG